In the genome of Acaryochloris sp. CCMEE 5410, the window TAAAGCTAGGGACTTTCGTCTTTGTGCACCCAACGCATCACCCAAGGCACTAATCAAGTTTTGCTTCGTCTTTTCGTGGCTTTGCTTTTCTTGCTCCAAAGCTTGTAATAACTGATCTCGTTCAGCCATCAAATCAGCCATTTGGCTCTGTGAATGCCCACTAGATCCCCCCTTAGACTTTCCTGGTGAAAGCATCAGCATTGGTGCACTGCCTGAAAACTGGCACAGACGCTGAACCTCTGCTCTCAAACCTTGGATTGTTTGCTCAGCCTCGTCCGATTCTTTTTGACGCTGCTGTGCTTCAACTTCATATAAACGACGCCAGCGCTTTGCACTCGCCTGAGCCTGATCTCGCTCATGCATCAGGGCGTCTAATGATCGAGCAGGCTCAGGACTAGAAGGAGTAGGTTGATCAGGGGTCATGAACTTAAATAAGAACAGCTTTTCAGTTCAGCAGATATTGCTGAGCTACCATTGCAAAATTGCAATGGCTCACTGCCCTAAGCATGGACCGTTTGCTCTACTAAAAGATCAGTTTCCTGATTTTGAGTTTTATTTTGCGGTTGGGTTGAGTCATATAAACGATTCAACGCATTGAGATACGCTTGAGCGGATGCCACAATAATGTCCGTATTGGCAGAATATCCCGCATAAATTTTGCCATTCTGCTCTAGACGAATCGTCACTTCACCAATCGCATCAATTCCAGCCGTCACAGACTGGACTGAAAACTCAATTAATCGATTCGGCACTTTAACCACTCGATTAATCGCTTGATAGACCGCATCCACTGGCCCAGTTCCTACCGCAGCATCCGTCAACTCTTGGTTGTCAGGTGTACAAATGGTCACGGTCGCCGTGGGACAGGCATGATCCCCACAGGAAACCTGCACCAACTCCAGACGGAAGCCGCCAATCACTTGGGATTGGGTCTCGTCTTTAACAATGGCTTCTAGATCACGATCGGAGATTTCTTTTTTCTTATCTGCCAGCTCTTTAAAGCGAATGAAGGCTTTATTCAGATCTTGTTCGGACAGCTCCATCCCCAATTCCTGCAGGCGAGTACGGAAGGCGTTTCGACCAGAATGCTTACCCAAAACAATTTGGTTATCCCCTAATCCAATGGATTGGGCATCCATAATCTCATAGGTGAGTTTGTGCTTAAGCACACCGTCTTGATGAATCCCTGATTCATGGGCAAAGGCATTCGTGCCCACAATCGCCTTATTCGGTTGAATCAGCATTCCCGTCAAATTAGAGACCAAGCGGGAGGTTTTGTGAATTTGTTTGGTGTCAATATTGGTGAGGGGAGCTTCAGACTCGGGAGGGCGTCCGAGGAAAGGGTTATAGTACTGGCGGCGCACATGCATGGCCATGACTAATTCTTCAAGGGCAGCATTCCCTGCCCGTTCACCAATGCCATTGATGGTGCATTCCAGTTGGCGAGCCCCGTTTTTAACTGCCTCTAGGAAGTTGGCAACAGCTAAGCCTAGATCGTTATGGCCGTGAACGGAAATAATGGCTTGATCAATGTTGGGGACATTTTCCTTAATACCGCGAATAAGAGCCCCAAATTCTTGGGGGGTGGTGTAGCCAACGGTATCGGGGATGTTAACGGTAGTGGCACCGGCTGCGATCGCAGCTTCTAATACCTGATACAGGAACTCTGGATCGGAGCGAACGGCATCTTCTGGGGAAAACTCTACATCATCCGTAAAAGACTTAGCGAGAGCCACCATGTCTTGGGCAATAGCCAACACTTCAGGCCGCGTTTTTTTGAGCTTATATTCTAGGTGGATGTCGGAAGTGGCAATAAAGGTATGAATGCGGTGATGGAATGCAGGTTTTAAGGCTTTTGCCGCTGTTTTAATATCTTGCTCAGTGGCTCTGGCTAGGCCACAGATAATCGGGCCGTTTTCAGTGCCGACCTCCGCAGCCACTTGCTGGACTGCTTCGAAATCACCAGGGCTGGCAAAAGGGAAACCGGCTTCAATAATATCAACCCCCAACCGTGCCAACTGCCGCGCAATCGTCAATTTTTCATCGATATGCAAAGTAGCCCCTGGAGACTGTTCGCCGTCTCTAAGGGTGGTATCGAAAATGAGAATACGATCGACCTGTTGGGGTTGAATTTTGATCATGATGTTATCCAGTACCCATATTTAGGTAGAAGAAGAAAAGGACACTATCTAAAATTTAGATGTTCTTATTCTAGAGTACTGACCTTAAGATTTGCTGATAAAAGGCAGTTCGGCAGAATCAGGGTTCGGTTTTTTCGATGCGATCGCGAATTTTGTTGAGATCGATGTACCGATCCGTCGCATTCCGAAGTTCACGAGCAATCATGCCTTCCGTCGATACCACCGTTATGTGGGTATTCTTTGAACGCAATAATTCAATTGCCCGTTCAAAATCACCATCTCCACTTAATAGAATAACCTGATCATATTGGTCCACCGTATTAAACATATCGATCACAATTTCGATATCTAAATTGGCTTTTTGAGAATAGCGACCAGATGAATCATCGTAATATTCTTTGAGGATTTTTGTGCGGACGGTATAGCCTAAACTGATGAGGGCATCTCGGAACCCTCTTTGGTCTTGAGGATCTTTTAATCCGGTATACCAAAATGCATTAATTAAGCGAACATCCGTGGGTTCAGTAAAGTAATTTAGAATTCGTCGGGGATCAAAGAACCAGCCATTCTTCTGCTGGGCATAAAACATATTATTTCCATCCACAAAGATGGAGGTCCGATTGACCAAACTATGCATACAATTTTTCTATAATTTTCAATAAGGAATAAAGGTTATATCAGTACTGTATAAATAGATATAAATTTCAGCCTTTTTGCATTCTAACAAAAAAAACTATAAAAGACATTGGGCAATATTTTTTAATGCCCATTCTTGGATACATCTATAGACTGATAAATGTGTTCGGCACAGAGATTTAGAATAAGCCTAGAGATAAAAACAACACTAAAGCTCTTCCTTAGAAAAGTTAAAGCTCTAAAACGATTTAGTTAACCACTCAAGCCTCTCTCTCAGGCAGTCTAACCTTTCCCCACGCAAGATAATGACTGCACCGTTTCACTTGCTGTTTATTCTGTCGTAAGTAGTTTAGTCTGGTCGCTCGTAATAGGCAACATTATCAATGTTGAGGGTTCTGAAAACGCGGTTCGCTTGGCGCATTTTTAGATCTTCTGCATCTCGGACCACTACCAGAAAGGTGCCAGCTTCAATTTGCTCTGCGTAGGGAACGGCTTTATCTAACATCAAGGACAAACCACCACCGGTGACGTATCCTCCTAATGCCCCAGAAGCAGCTCCCAATAGCCCGCCAATCAAGGCATTGGCGAAAAACCCCAAGCTAGGTAGAACATCCACGCGGACCGCCTGATAGAAAATAATGCCCCCTACAAATCCTAGGGGCAGCAAAAAGATCATCATGCGCTGCATTTGCCGTTTCTTAATCAGGGCCGGGTCAAAGTCTTTACAGTCCTCGCCTGTCTTGTAACCTTTGCCAAACAGACTAAGATTGGGTTCCGATAATCCGATCTCTTGCAAGGCTAAATGGACTTCTTCTGCTTGGATGCGATCGCTTAAGGTTGCGATCAAATAGTCGGCCATATTAATTCATCGGGACTCTACACTATACTCATACCGCAACCCCATGATTTTTTGGCATCTTGGCTCAGTTTTTCCATCAACTCCGATCCCGTTGGCCTAATCTCGCTATCGCTCTCCTTGCCGGACTCGCCGTGAGCGGTGGCGTTCTAGGTATTCGGCAAGTCACCCGCTGGCAAATCGGTTTCCTGCGGGTTGAAGGGCTCCAGTCCCTGGAACTGTCCGCATATGATCACTTTGTTCAAGCCCAACCCGACTTGGGTCAAGATTCAAGACTTCTCGTTGTCGGAATCACCGAAGCAGACATTCAAGCCATCGGCCAGTGGCCTATTCCTGACAGCGTGCTGGCTGATGCCTTCAAAAAACTACAAACCCATCAGCCCCGAGTTATCGGTCTAGATATTTGGCGTAATCTCCCTATTCCCAATCTTAAAGAACCGACCCAGACCAACGGCCATGCCCAACTTATTCAACAGATGAAAGGGTCTGACCGAGTGGTTGTGATTACTAAATTCGGCTCTGAGGACGAAGCCACCATCCCTCCTCCCGATGGCGTACCAGAAGCACAGGTCGGATTCAACGATACCGTCGTTGATTCGGGCGGGGTTGTCCGTCGGAATCTGCTGTATCAAGAGGACTATTTCCCATCCTTTGCCCTGAGGATGGCCCTCCGCTACCTCAAGGATGACGGCAAAGAAGATAAACCCAGCGAGGTTGATCCAAATGTCCTACAAATTGGTCCAACGGTATTTTGGCCGCTGCAAAGCAATGATGGCTCTTATATCAATGCGGATACCCGAGGCTATCAGATTTTAATCAACTATCGATCTGCCCACGAGAGTGTAGAGCAGGTCAGCCTGTCTCAGGTGTTAGCCGGCCAGGTGGACCCTAATTTGATAAAAGACCGCATCATCCTAATCGGTACGACGGCCGAAAGTGGCAAAGATCTGTTCCATACGCCCTACAGTTCTAGCCTTGACGATCGGCAAACCATGCCAGGGGTGGTGATCCATGCCCAAATGGTCAGTCAATTCCTAGATGCAGCAGACGGCACCCGCAATCTGATTTCCGTCTGGCCAGAACCGGGGGAAATGGGTTGGATTTTGGGTTGGGCGCTGATCGGAAGCCTACTCGCCTGGGCCGTCCGTCACCCGATAGGATTGGTGCTGGGCAGCGGTATCGCCTTAGTTGTGCTGTATAGCGTCTGTCGCATCCTATTCTTACAGCAAATTTGGATTCCCTTGGTCCCTCCTTTCCTCGCGTTTGTCGGCGCAACGGGCATTGTGGTGATTTACAATGCCCAACAAGCTCAGCGGCAACAAAAGATGGTGATGAAACTGTTGGGGCAAAGTACTTCCCCCGAAATTGCTGAAACCCTCTGGCAACGACGCGATGAGCTTTTAGAAGATGGCAAGCTCACAGGCCAGAGAATCACGGCCACCCTCTTGTTTACGGATTTAAAGGGGTTCAGCACTATTTCGGAAAAGATGTCGCCGGAACAACTTCTGGAGTGGCTCAATGAATATTTAGAAGCCATGACCCAGAGTGTGCAAGCCCATCATGGGGTGATTAATAAATTTACGGGGGATGGGGTGATGGCCGTCTTTGGTGCGCCGATTGCCCATGAAGAACAAGCTGCGATCGCAAAAGATACCCAAAATGCGGTGGCCTGTGCGTTAGATATGGGCAAACGTCTGGACGAACTCAACCCCCAATGGCAAAAAAGCGGGTTACCCGCCGTTCAGATGCGGGTTGGGATCTTTACCGGCTCAGTGGTGGTGGGAAGTTTGGGTAGCAAAACTCGCTTAGAGTATGGCGTAATTGGGGATAGTGTCAATACCGCCTCCCGTCTGGAAAGCTTGGATAAGCAACGTCAAAGCTCCTCATGTCGGGTATTAATTGCCAAAGAAACTCTTGAGTACTTAGACAATCAGTTTGAAGTCGAGAACTGGGGAACCTTAGCCCTGAAAGGGAAAGTCGAACGGGTGGACGTTTACCGGGTGATCTCTGCACTCCAATTCCCCAATATCGACGGAGATTCTGAAGCATAACCGTTGACGGATGTATGTGGCCTGGATGGAAAGAACAAAAGGATTTTCCTCGTCAGACCCCCCCAGGGTTTGATAGCTTAAGATACAGGATAAATTCGCTACAACTTTATGGACGCATCTGCTCAATCGCAACCGCCTGATATTGCTGAGTTGGAGTCGCAACTCAACACTGGTTCAGAAAAGATACAGCTTCAGGTGATGCCAGACATTCTGGCTCAGGGGGAAGCAGGGTATGCCATCTTGCAACAGTTTCTTCTTTCTCGCCAGCAAGAACCCTCCACCTATATTGATGGCCGCTGTTATGAGCTGCTGTTAGGGACAGAGGTACCAGCAGTCCAGAGCTTTTTACAGGAGCATTTTGAGTCGGGTGTTGTTCCCCTTCGCTCCGAACAAAATATTGACTATTTGCCCCTCCAGCGTTTACTGGCTAAACAATCCTTTCAAGCAGCCGATGACTTAACCCTAAGTAAGCTCTGTGAGCTATCAGGGCCAGCAGCTGTTAAACGAAAGTGGATTTATTTCACGGAAGTTGAGCAATACCCCATACCTGACTTGCAAACTATTAACCAGCTGTGGTTAGTGCATTCGGAAGGGAAATTCGGCTATAGCGTTCAACGGCAGCTATGGCTTAGTGTCGGTCGCAACTGGGATGTCCTCTGGCCCAAGATTAACTGGCGTTCGGGACGCAATTGGACCCGTTGGCCCGATGAGTTCACCTGGAATCTGAGTGCGCCTAGAGGTCATCTCCCCCTGTCTAACCAGCTGCGGGGGGTTCAGGTGCTTAATGCTTTGTTGTCCCATCCGGCTTGGACCAGCTAGAGCTGAACCTATGGCTTGAGAGGAGAAAGGTTTAATGTCCCTTGCTCGACCATCCCTAGGGCATTTTGGGGACCAAAGCGCCAATGCTGCTGATATTGGTTGAGAAAATTTTGGCCAATAAGACCGTCCACTTGCATCCGCTCAATTAGAGGACTGGCAATAATTAAAGCATCGAGCTGTGCCGTTTGATGCGGACCAATCTGAACCGCATCGAGTTGAGTGGGTTGAGCTGCTTCTACCCCCAGCAATCCCTGTAACTGAACCGGTTTAGCGGTAGGCGAGAGGGCCAATTGGGCCGCTAACTTAGGAGAGAGAATGGTTTGGGTCGCTCCCGTATCTAGAGCAAAGGTAAAAGGACCTTGACCATTAATCAATACTTGAACTGTCAGCCAGCCTCCCTTACCGGTTAAGGGAATTCCCCCGGTTTGGGAAGTCGGTGGGAGTAATTGGATCTGGCGCTGCTGGGGGTCGATAACCATGTCAAATTGACTGAGGAAATCTAGCCCCAAGATTCCAGATAAACTATGGAGGATAGACTGTTTCGCCATCCCCAAGGGATGAATTTGCTGGACAGAAGCATCCTTGATGCTCAAGGTTAGGGCTGGATAGATACCCACCTGAGTTTTTCTTTCATTTCCAAAGGCCAAGCCTTGGGTCAAGTTGGGTGGATAGTCCTGTAGGGGCAACCCCAGCTGTTTGCCCAAGGTTGTATTGATGACGGTATGGGTAGCCCCTGTATCCAGTAAAAATTGCCCAGTGTATCCCTTAAGTTGGACCGGAAGGCTGAAGCAGTTGCTTTTGGGTAGGGACTCTAACGCTAAGGTCGTTTGGCCCTGGCGCCGACGTTTGGGAATGGCAATTCCCATAGCCTCAAAGAGTGCCAATAAGCGTTGAGATGCATCTGGACGTCGGTTGCCCTTAGCATCTAGCAATATCAACTGAGTGATGCAGGTTTGATAACGCTGGGTAGATGTTTTCGCTGTAGGGGAATTCCCTACACAATCTTGGACCTGTTGCTGTAACTGCTTCCCCAGTTGAGTCGGTCTTGACTCTTGAGAAACAGCTGAAAACTGAGGACTCCCTAATAGGCTACTCAAGCCAATCAGAGAGAAGAAAACGAGCTGTTTCAAACTCTCCTTTTGAGTTTTGTATGGATTAAGAAACATTCCAAGTTGGGCTTTTATTCAAAGATGCGAGCTACTAATCCGGAGTGAGGATTCGCTGATTAACGGTAGCAGGATAGTCATGAACTGAATTCGATATTTACGTTAGAAGAAAGGAGAGAGGGTTGCTCATATCAGTGGCAAATCCCAGTATGCCCTGATCGCGATGTTCATACACTGGTTGTCCCTGTTGATCGAACAGGAACGTGCCGCCCCGCTGGGTAATGTAGGTGGCATCCGGC includes:
- a CDS encoding retropepsin-like aspartic protease, coding for MKQLVFFSLIGLSSLLGSPQFSAVSQESRPTQLGKQLQQQVQDCVGNSPTAKTSTQRYQTCITQLILLDAKGNRRPDASQRLLALFEAMGIAIPKRRRQGQTTLALESLPKSNCFSLPVQLKGYTGQFLLDTGATHTVINTTLGKQLGLPLQDYPPNLTQGLAFGNERKTQVGIYPALTLSIKDASVQQIHPLGMAKQSILHSLSGILGLDFLSQFDMVIDPQQRQIQLLPPTSQTGGIPLTGKGGWLTVQVLINGQGPFTFALDTGATQTILSPKLAAQLALSPTAKPVQLQGLLGVEAAQPTQLDAVQIGPHQTAQLDALIIASPLIERMQVDGLIGQNFLNQYQQHWRFGPQNALGMVEQGTLNLSPLKP
- a CDS encoding DUF1269 domain-containing protein, with product MADYLIATLSDRIQAEEVHLALQEIGLSEPNLSLFGKGYKTGEDCKDFDPALIKKRQMQRMMIFLLPLGFVGGIIFYQAVRVDVLPSLGFFANALIGGLLGAASGALGGYVTGGGLSLMLDKAVPYAEQIEAGTFLVVVRDAEDLKMRQANRVFRTLNIDNVAYYERPD
- a CDS encoding NYN domain-containing protein, which produces MHSLVNRTSIFVDGNNMFYAQQKNGWFFDPRRILNYFTEPTDVRLINAFWYTGLKDPQDQRGFRDALISLGYTVRTKILKEYYDDSSGRYSQKANLDIEIVIDMFNTVDQYDQVILLSGDGDFERAIELLRSKNTHITVVSTEGMIARELRNATDRYIDLNKIRDRIEKTEP
- a CDS encoding CHASE2 domain-containing protein yields the protein MAQFFHQLRSRWPNLAIALLAGLAVSGGVLGIRQVTRWQIGFLRVEGLQSLELSAYDHFVQAQPDLGQDSRLLVVGITEADIQAIGQWPIPDSVLADAFKKLQTHQPRVIGLDIWRNLPIPNLKEPTQTNGHAQLIQQMKGSDRVVVITKFGSEDEATIPPPDGVPEAQVGFNDTVVDSGGVVRRNLLYQEDYFPSFALRMALRYLKDDGKEDKPSEVDPNVLQIGPTVFWPLQSNDGSYINADTRGYQILINYRSAHESVEQVSLSQVLAGQVDPNLIKDRIILIGTTAESGKDLFHTPYSSSLDDRQTMPGVVIHAQMVSQFLDAADGTRNLISVWPEPGEMGWILGWALIGSLLAWAVRHPIGLVLGSGIALVVLYSVCRILFLQQIWIPLVPPFLAFVGATGIVVIYNAQQAQRQQKMVMKLLGQSTSPEIAETLWQRRDELLEDGKLTGQRITATLLFTDLKGFSTISEKMSPEQLLEWLNEYLEAMTQSVQAHHGVINKFTGDGVMAVFGAPIAHEEQAAIAKDTQNAVACALDMGKRLDELNPQWQKSGLPAVQMRVGIFTGSVVVGSLGSKTRLEYGVIGDSVNTASRLESLDKQRQSSSCRVLIAKETLEYLDNQFEVENWGTLALKGKVERVDVYRVISALQFPNIDGDSEA
- a CDS encoding 2-isopropylmalate synthase, with protein sequence MIKIQPQQVDRILIFDTTLRDGEQSPGATLHIDEKLTIARQLARLGVDIIEAGFPFASPGDFEAVQQVAAEVGTENGPIICGLARATEQDIKTAAKALKPAFHHRIHTFIATSDIHLEYKLKKTRPEVLAIAQDMVALAKSFTDDVEFSPEDAVRSDPEFLYQVLEAAIAAGATTVNIPDTVGYTTPQEFGALIRGIKENVPNIDQAIISVHGHNDLGLAVANFLEAVKNGARQLECTINGIGERAGNAALEELVMAMHVRRQYYNPFLGRPPESEAPLTNIDTKQIHKTSRLVSNLTGMLIQPNKAIVGTNAFAHESGIHQDGVLKHKLTYEIMDAQSIGLGDNQIVLGKHSGRNAFRTRLQELGMELSEQDLNKAFIRFKELADKKKEISDRDLEAIVKDETQSQVIGGFRLELVQVSCGDHACPTATVTICTPDNQELTDAAVGTGPVDAVYQAINRVVKVPNRLIEFSVQSVTAGIDAIGEVTIRLEQNGKIYAGYSANTDIIVASAQAYLNALNRLYDSTQPQNKTQNQETDLLVEQTVHA
- a CDS encoding GUN4 domain-containing protein, translating into MDASAQSQPPDIAELESQLNTGSEKIQLQVMPDILAQGEAGYAILQQFLLSRQQEPSTYIDGRCYELLLGTEVPAVQSFLQEHFESGVVPLRSEQNIDYLPLQRLLAKQSFQAADDLTLSKLCELSGPAAVKRKWIYFTEVEQYPIPDLQTINQLWLVHSEGKFGYSVQRQLWLSVGRNWDVLWPKINWRSGRNWTRWPDEFTWNLSAPRGHLPLSNQLRGVQVLNALLSHPAWTS